A window of Mangifera indica cultivar Alphonso chromosome 11, CATAS_Mindica_2.1, whole genome shotgun sequence contains these coding sequences:
- the LOC123229767 gene encoding F-box/kelch-repeat protein At5g42350-like has product MFSKGLTGEDSSHRDFEALSVSKRLVRSVSQKLKKKNIRNGGDDEDAVKGVSLKCLTLYRRVGGCKVGADTGEEYGDPSSRRRSSASEEGKGYKPFCGTEETGVDCFSYGMKEKFWKKISKKDLELEESVRNSSMHIFLPDDILEMCLVRLPLTSLMNARLVCKKWRYLTTTSRFLQMRREGLYQNPWLFLFGAVKDGYCSGEIHALDVSQDQWHRIDAGVLKGRFMFSVAGILDDIYVVGGCSSLTNFGRVDRSTFKTHKGVLVFNPLTKSWRKVASMKYARSMPVLGISEVSLEFSITQSHHNRQDRRFPRTRIGGVSDVYEDPHRLSLRRQCRTAFDENEGMLLSSNRKSYKFSRQKSDQSTTKSGRRFVLIAVGGLGSWDEPLDSGEIYDSAINKWTEIQSLPIDFGIVCSGVVCNGIYYVYSETDKLAGYDIERGFWFGIQTSPFPPRVQEYYPKLVSCGGRLFMLSVSWCEGDGQIGRRNKAVRKLWELDLIYLTCTEASVHPDAPMDWNAAFVASRNLIFGVEMFKIFGQVLNFLTVCDASDKGMNWSHISRNHMAHELDASSCMTKSLAVLHL; this is encoded by the coding sequence ATGTTTTCCAAGGGACTGACAGGGGAGGATTCTAGTCATCGGGATTTTGAAGCTTTGAGTGTGTCAAAACGGCTTGTTAGAAGTGTTAGTCAAAAgctgaaaaagaagaatatcAGAAATGGAGGGGACGATGAGGATGCTGTGAAAGGGGTTTCTTTGAAATGTCTTACTTTGTATCGTAGAGTTGGGGGTTGCAAAGTAGGTGCCGATACTGGAGAGGAATATGGCGACCCAAGTAGTAGGAGGAGGTCAAGTGCTAGTGAAGAAGGAAAGGGATATAAACCATTTTGTGGTACAGAGGAAACTGGAGTGGATTGCTTCTCATATGGGATGAAGGAgaaattttggaagaaaattaGCAAAAAAGATTTAGAACTTGAAGAATCTGTACGGAACAGCAGTATGCACATCTTTCTTCCAGATGATATTCTGGAGATGTGTTTGGTGAGGCTCCCATTGACCAGCCTCATGAATGCTCGCCTTGTGTGCAAGAAATGGAGATACTTGACCACTACTTCTCGGTTCCTGCAGATGAGAAGGGAAGGCTTGTATCAAAATCCATGGTTGTTTCTATTTGGTGCTGTTAAAGATGGCTATTGCTCTGGGGAGATACATGCGCTGGATGTGTCTCAAGATCAATGGCATAGGATTGATGCTGGTGTTCTTAAAGGCAGGTTCATGTTCTCTGTTGCTGGTATCCTTGATGATATTTATGTTGTTGGAGGTTGTTCAAGCTTGACCAACTTTGGGAGAGTGGATAGGAGTACATTCAAGACTCACAAAGGGGTGTTGGTGTTTAATCCTCTCACTAAATCTTGGCGCAAAGTTGCATCCATGAAGTATGCGAGATCAATGCCTGTTTTGGGGATATCTGAGGTGAGTTTAGAGTTCTCGATTACTCAGAGTCATCACAATCGGCAAGACAGGCGTTTCCCCAGGACACGAATTGGTGGGGTGTCAGATGTTTATGAGGATCCTCACAGGCTTTCACTTAGGCGCCAATGCAGAACTGCTTTTGATGAAAATGAGGGTATGCTATTGTCGTCAAATAGGAAGTCATACAAGTTTAGTAGGCAAAAAAGTGATCAGTCAACCACAAAAAGTGGCAGAAGGTTTGTGCTGATTGCTGTGGGAGGTCTTGGTTCTTGGGACGAACCCTTAGATTCAGGAGAAATTTATGATTCTGCAATTAATAAATGGACAGAAATCCAGAGTTTGCCTATAGATTTTGGGATAGTGTGTTCTGGGGTTGTTTGCAATggtatttattatgtttattctgAGACTGACAAGCTTGCCGGGTATGACATAGAAAGAGGCTTCTGGTTTGGAATCCAAACCTCTCCATTCCCTCCCCGTGTTCAGGAGTACTACCCAAAGCTTGTATCTTGTGGTGGCCGGCTGTTCATGCTTTCTGTCTCCTGGTGTGAAGGAGATGGTCAGATAGGCCGGAGAAACAAGGCAGTGAGAAAATTATGGGAACTGGATCTCATATATCTTACCTGCACCGAGGCCTCTGTACATCCGGACGCTCCTATGGACTGGAATGCTGCCTTTGTTGCCAGCAGAAACCTGATATTTGGGGTTGAAATGTTCAAAATATTTGGTCAGGTGCTGAACTTCTTAACTGTATGTGATGCATCTGACAAAGGGATGAACTGGAGTCATATTTCAAGGAATCACATGGCTCATGAACTGGATGCTTCTTCATGCATGACTAAATCATTGGCAGTGTTGCATCTGTAA